One region of Mucilaginibacter gotjawali genomic DNA includes:
- the mutS gene encoding DNA mismatch repair protein MutS yields MAKETGKETPLMQQYNQVKAKYPGALLLFRVGDFYETFGEDAIKTAGILGIVLTRRANGAATHIELAGFPHHSLDTYLPKLVRAGQRVAICDQLEDPKATKTIVKRGVTELVTPGVAINDNILHQKSNNYLASLHFDKNSIGVAFIDISTGEFLTAQGSSSYIDKLLQSYSPSEVIYTKSRRHDFKELFGDRFYTYTLDEWPYSGDYANEVLLKHFGVKSLKGFGIDKLSLGIVAAGVALHYLNETEHRNLQHISAISRIEEDRYLWLDRYSVRNLELVGSANENAHTLVEVLDQTCSPMGARLLRRWIVMPLKEIKPINDRLNVVEFLIEQEELRESLKQNIRLIGDLERLISKIGLLKANPREVCQLKKALNAIGLIKKQGETSPSLPLQAISAQLNPCTLICEKIEKELSAEPPVMLVKGGVMNEGINEELDRLRKIAFGGKGYLLEIQKREAETTGIPSLKVSFNNVFGYYLEVTHSHRDKVPSEWIRKQTLVNAERYITPELKEYEEQILGAEEKILALETKLYNDLVYSLAEYIKPIQLNAQLIARLDVLLNFGTIAIKNYYVKPEVNDSRLIDIKGGRHPVIEKTLPLGEEYITNDVYLDSETQQIIIITGPNMAGKSALLRQTGLIVLMAQMGCFVPAKAASIGLVDKIFTRVGASDNLSSGESTFMVEMNETASILNNLSDRSLILLDEIGRGTSTYDGISIAWSIAEFLHNQPQARAKTLFATHYHELNELSNSFSRIKNFNVSVKEIGHQIIFLRKLVPGGSEHSFGIHVAKLAGMPQKVLSRANEILKKLEAERTGGEHIKESIRKVQKQAVQMQMFSIDDPVLVKIRDTLNNLDVNTLTPVEALMKLDEIQRVIKG; encoded by the coding sequence TTGGCAAAGGAAACCGGGAAAGAAACACCCTTAATGCAGCAGTACAACCAGGTAAAGGCCAAATATCCTGGCGCCTTATTGCTTTTTCGCGTGGGTGATTTTTATGAAACCTTTGGCGAGGATGCGATAAAAACAGCGGGAATATTAGGGATTGTGCTTACCCGAAGGGCAAATGGGGCTGCTACGCATATCGAGCTGGCGGGTTTTCCGCACCATTCCCTGGATACTTATTTACCAAAATTGGTTAGGGCAGGGCAGCGGGTGGCGATCTGCGACCAGCTGGAAGACCCCAAGGCTACCAAAACTATTGTAAAGCGCGGGGTGACGGAACTGGTTACACCGGGTGTAGCCATCAACGACAATATTCTTCACCAAAAAAGCAACAACTACCTGGCATCGCTGCATTTTGATAAAAACAGCATCGGGGTAGCGTTTATAGATATCAGCACCGGGGAATTTTTAACAGCGCAGGGCAGCAGCAGCTATATTGATAAACTGCTGCAAAGTTATTCGCCAAGCGAGGTGATCTATACCAAAAGCCGCCGGCATGATTTTAAAGAACTGTTTGGCGACCGCTTTTATACTTACACCCTTGATGAATGGCCCTACAGCGGCGATTACGCCAATGAGGTGCTGCTGAAACACTTTGGAGTAAAATCATTAAAAGGTTTCGGGATCGATAAGCTGAGCCTGGGCATCGTAGCCGCGGGCGTGGCGCTGCATTACCTTAATGAGACCGAACACCGCAACCTGCAGCATATTTCGGCCATCAGCAGGATAGAGGAGGACCGCTACCTCTGGCTCGACCGTTACAGTGTGCGTAACCTGGAACTGGTGGGCTCGGCTAATGAAAATGCGCATACCCTGGTAGAAGTGCTTGATCAAACCTGCTCGCCGATGGGCGCACGTTTGCTGAGGCGCTGGATCGTGATGCCGTTAAAGGAGATCAAACCGATCAACGACAGGCTGAATGTGGTGGAATTCCTGATTGAACAGGAAGAATTACGTGAAAGCCTGAAACAAAATATCCGCCTGATAGGCGATTTGGAGCGATTGATCTCAAAAATTGGCCTGCTGAAGGCCAACCCCCGCGAGGTTTGCCAGCTGAAAAAAGCGCTGAATGCCATTGGCCTGATCAAAAAGCAGGGCGAAACATCGCCAAGCCTGCCTTTGCAGGCCATCAGCGCGCAGCTTAATCCCTGCACGCTGATTTGCGAAAAGATTGAAAAAGAGCTGAGCGCCGAACCACCTGTGATGCTGGTAAAAGGTGGCGTAATGAACGAAGGGATAAATGAAGAGCTTGACCGCCTGCGGAAGATCGCTTTTGGGGGCAAAGGATATTTACTGGAGATCCAGAAGCGGGAGGCGGAAACAACCGGCATCCCCTCTTTAAAAGTATCCTTCAACAATGTGTTTGGGTATTATTTGGAAGTTACTCATAGTCATCGGGATAAGGTGCCTTCAGAATGGATCCGGAAGCAAACTTTGGTGAATGCCGAACGCTATATTACTCCTGAATTAAAAGAATACGAAGAGCAGATATTAGGCGCCGAAGAAAAGATCCTGGCATTGGAAACAAAACTCTATAATGATTTGGTGTATTCGCTGGCTGAGTATATTAAACCAATACAATTGAACGCTCAATTGATTGCCAGGCTGGATGTATTGTTGAATTTTGGCACCATCGCCATCAAAAATTATTACGTAAAACCGGAAGTAAACGACAGCCGCTTAATTGACATCAAAGGCGGGCGGCACCCGGTGATTGAAAAAACACTACCCCTGGGCGAAGAGTATATCACCAATGATGTTTACCTCGACTCGGAAACACAGCAGATCATTATCATCACAGGGCCCAATATGGCCGGTAAATCGGCTTTGCTGCGGCAAACCGGGCTCATTGTACTGATGGCCCAGATGGGGTGCTTTGTGCCTGCCAAAGCGGCCTCTATAGGGCTGGTGGACAAGATCTTTACCCGTGTGGGGGCATCGGATAACTTGTCGTCGGGTGAATCTACCTTTATGGTGGAGATGAATGAAACAGCAAGTATCCTCAATAACTTGTCTGACAGGAGCTTGATCCTGCTGGATGAGATAGGGAGGGGCACAAGCACTTATGACGGGATCTCCATCGCATGGTCAATTGCCGAATTTTTGCATAACCAGCCGCAAGCCCGGGCCAAAACACTGTTTGCCACTCACTACCATGAGTTGAACGAACTGAGCAATAGCTTCAGTCGCATCAAAAATTTCAATGTATCGGTAAAAGAGATCGGCCACCAGATCATCTTCCTGCGCAAGCTGGTGCCCGGCGGCAGCGAACATAGTTTCGGGATCCATGTGGCCAAACTGGCCGGGATGCCGCAAAAAGTATTGAGCCGCGCCAACGAGATCCTCAAAAAACTGGAAGCCGAGCGGACAGGGGGGGAGCACATTAAAGAAAGTATCCGCAAAGTGCAGAAACAGGCCGTACAGATGCAGATGTTCTCCATAGATGACCCCGTTTTAGTTAAAATTCGTGATACGCTAAATAACCTTGATGTAAATACCTTAACGCCGGTTGAAGCCCTGATGAAGCTGGATGAGATACAAAGGGTGATTAAAGGGTAA
- a CDS encoding transglutaminase domain-containing protein, whose product MKKNLLILFALLCLNNLLKAQDFPYGAISDEEMDMKSYPKDTSAHAVVLREHGLASIEVVTGERIKLVFEYHVKIKIFDNKGFDSGTVELPVYNYNEDADSYETIEELTGVTYYTDNNGATQKAELEKNKVYAEKENKNVMVYKFAMPAMKNGCVIEYRYRMFSPYLENFHPWQFQDFIPKIYSEFEAHIPAYWRYNVSLKGGLKLAKNTSSVERNCFSVDGGGSGDGRVSTSVDCSKLIFGMSDVPAFIKEDYMTSARDFFSTINFELAEETNPYTFVKVNVNKEWKDVDLGLKKYLYFGSQLKKTALFKDRLVPVTIGKTDDLEKAKAIYSYVKQLFKYNGRRGKYSDEGIATAIDKHTGNDADINFSLINALNAAGFNAKAVLISTREHGKVNSLYPVVNDFDYLIARVDINNQTYLLDATDPLLPFGMLPMRCLNGRGRVFSMDGPSEWMDLNLQQKEKSTRTLDFTLGEDGKLKGTAIIYSTGYDAYEKRSAINKFNSTADYIDDFKSKSSKIKVLKAEITDVDSLDKPLIEKYDLEIDLFNKATGANDLAFNPFFWNKIDVNPFKLAERTYPVDMGMPSDERLTLTIHLPEQYTVATPPPVTGIAMPGNGGKFITNYEPGDHSFTFSHIIQFNKPVYDVNEYPYLKEFYNKIIQSEKAEILFKKKS is encoded by the coding sequence ATGAAAAAAAACTTACTTATCCTTTTTGCCCTGCTTTGCTTAAACAACCTTTTAAAAGCGCAGGATTTTCCATACGGAGCCATTTCGGATGAAGAAATGGATATGAAATCGTATCCGAAAGATACTTCGGCGCATGCAGTTGTACTACGGGAACATGGCCTGGCAAGCATTGAAGTGGTTACCGGGGAACGAATAAAACTGGTTTTTGAGTACCATGTTAAGATAAAAATATTTGATAACAAAGGATTTGACAGTGGCACGGTGGAGCTGCCGGTATACAATTATAACGAGGACGCCGATTCCTACGAAACCATTGAGGAATTAACAGGCGTTACTTATTATACCGATAACAATGGAGCAACACAGAAAGCCGAGCTTGAAAAAAACAAGGTATATGCTGAAAAAGAAAACAAAAATGTAATGGTATATAAATTTGCAATGCCGGCAATGAAAAATGGTTGTGTTATTGAATACCGGTACCGCATGTTTTCGCCATACCTTGAAAATTTTCATCCATGGCAGTTCCAGGATTTTATCCCCAAAATATATTCGGAATTTGAAGCGCACATTCCGGCTTACTGGCGGTACAATGTTTCGCTAAAGGGCGGGTTAAAGCTGGCAAAAAACACTTCATCTGTAGAACGAAACTGTTTTTCTGTAGATGGGGGCGGGAGCGGCGATGGCAGGGTAAGTACAAGCGTTGATTGTTCGAAACTTATTTTTGGAATGAGTGATGTGCCTGCTTTTATAAAGGAAGACTATATGACTTCTGCCAGGGACTTTTTCTCGACGATAAACTTCGAACTGGCTGAAGAAACCAACCCCTACACGTTTGTAAAGGTAAACGTGAATAAAGAATGGAAGGATGTGGATCTGGGCCTTAAAAAGTACTTGTATTTTGGATCGCAGTTGAAAAAGACCGCCTTGTTTAAAGATCGTTTGGTGCCCGTAACTATTGGCAAAACTGATGACCTTGAAAAAGCAAAAGCAATATACAGCTATGTAAAACAGCTTTTTAAGTACAACGGGCGGCGGGGAAAATATAGCGATGAAGGCATCGCAACCGCTATTGACAAACATACCGGCAACGATGCAGATATTAATTTCTCGCTCATCAATGCGCTAAACGCCGCAGGCTTTAACGCAAAAGCCGTATTAATATCAACCCGCGAGCATGGCAAAGTAAATTCTCTTTACCCGGTTGTTAATGATTTTGACTATTTAATAGCACGTGTCGACATAAATAACCAAACCTACCTGCTGGATGCCACCGACCCTTTGCTACCCTTTGGTATGCTGCCCATGCGCTGCTTAAATGGCCGCGGCCGGGTTTTTAGTATGGATGGGCCTTCGGAATGGATGGATTTAAATTTGCAACAGAAAGAAAAGAGCACGCGCACGCTTGATTTTACTTTGGGTGAAGATGGTAAATTAAAGGGAACAGCTATTATCTATTCAACCGGGTACGATGCCTATGAAAAAAGATCAGCCATCAATAAATTCAACTCAACAGCTGATTATATTGACGATTTCAAGAGCAAATCTTCAAAAATAAAAGTGCTTAAAGCCGAGATCACCGACGTTGACAGCCTGGACAAGCCGCTTATTGAAAAATATGACCTTGAAATCGACTTGTTTAATAAGGCTACCGGCGCAAATGACCTGGCATTCAACCCGTTTTTTTGGAATAAAATAGATGTTAACCCTTTCAAACTGGCTGAGCGAACCTACCCGGTTGACATGGGTATGCCCTCTGACGAAAGGTTAACATTAACCATACATCTGCCTGAACAATATACGGTGGCAACGCCGCCGCCCGTAACGGGTATAGCCATGCCAGGCAACGGGGGTAAGTTTATTACGAATTACGAGCCTGGTGATCACTCTTTTACATTTTCACATATCATCCAATTTAATAAACCCGTTTACGACGTGAATGAATATCCATACCTTAAAGAATTTTACAACAAGATTATCCAGTCAGAAAAAGCAGAAATTTTATTTAAGAAAAAATCATGA
- the pflA gene encoding pyruvate formate-lyase-activating protein: protein MIYFPLQDIEAAKLNIDDPDHLRIHSLETFGTHDGPGVRMVVFVQGCQFRCVYCHNPDSIDVKGGMLVEISELVKRAVQQKNYFGAEGGVTVSGGEPLLQRSKLITFFKLLHEQGINTCLDSNGRLNNAEVHELLEYTDILLLDVKHINDEWHHKLTGLSNKTTLELAAYRESTGRPMWLRYVLVPGWTDQPEYIEEWCRHFTNYKTVERVEIISFHQMGRHKWDSMGMIYPLIDTPVPTREQRHQVKAIFKKYFKNIALK from the coding sequence ATGATATATTTCCCTTTACAGGATATTGAAGCTGCGAAATTAAATATTGATGACCCGGATCATCTGCGGATCCATTCGCTGGAAACATTCGGCACGCATGACGGCCCCGGCGTAAGGATGGTGGTTTTTGTACAGGGCTGCCAGTTTCGCTGCGTGTATTGCCATAACCCCGATTCGATTGACGTTAAAGGCGGTATGCTGGTTGAAATAAGCGAACTGGTAAAGCGGGCCGTACAGCAAAAAAATTACTTTGGCGCCGAAGGCGGCGTCACCGTTTCGGGCGGCGAGCCTTTGCTGCAGAGAAGTAAACTCATCACATTTTTTAAACTGCTGCATGAACAGGGCATCAATACCTGCCTGGATAGCAATGGCAGGCTGAACAATGCCGAAGTGCACGAACTGCTGGAATATACCGATATATTATTGCTGGATGTGAAGCACATCAACGATGAATGGCACCATAAACTAACCGGTTTATCCAACAAAACCACGCTTGAACTGGCCGCTTACCGCGAGTCGACCGGGCGGCCGATGTGGCTGCGTTACGTATTGGTTCCGGGATGGACGGACCAGCCGGAATATATTGAAGAGTGGTGCCGCCATTTTACCAATTACAAAACCGTTGAGCGGGTTGAAATAATAAGCTTTCACCAGATGGGACGCCATAAATGGGATAGCATGGGGATGATCTATCCGCTCATCGACACCCCGGTGCCCACCCGCGAGCAAAGGCACCAGGTAAAGGCGATTTTTAAAAAATACTTTAAGAATATAGCGCTCAAATAG
- a CDS encoding DUF3857 domain-containing protein — MKPVLLMICLLTGFLYAGAQDNYDASLIPKELLAHASTVIRDQQLSVRVESLDNTIVQVKSAITVLNKNGDEDAEIVLEYDKSRVIKSVKGMILNEFGKPINKFSEGDFEKQSAWDGFSLFLDDKIKYYKPAVSQYPYTVVYEYEMKLKQSLAFPQWEPVPGYGIAVQKSSFTFTCDKGFNIRYKENNFHNNLIKIEKKAETNTYSWSVSNLKAAKTEPFSPYYKNVIPYVQVAPEKFRYYGLDGSFTDWKTLGKWEYDKLLASRTELPAGTKEHVQELTKDIADPKLKAKKIYEFMQGKTHYVSVQVGIGGNQPFLASDVDQQNYGDCKALVNYTQALLKAVNIDSWYCVVKSGRRYKVNLLNDFASMDQGDHIILCIPFKNDTTWADCTSQTIPFGYLGDFTDDRNVLACTPEGGKLLHTPKYSVDDDLEKRKADFVINGDGGLSGAMTTTFYGANYDNRDEIVNEPVKEQYKIIQKIYPINNMDILGLDLKQDKSFRPFTTESIKLSARDYASLTDGKCFFMINSVNRIEEPPRQVPNRMNDVCINRGYTDLDDITYTIPPGYHLEKEPLNVKLDKPFGKFTATMELKGNQLTYRRKFQLFDGTYSKETYQDLVDFFQDVVDADEYTVSLVKS; from the coding sequence ATGAAACCTGTATTACTTATGATATGCCTGCTGACAGGTTTTTTATACGCCGGCGCCCAGGATAATTATGATGCAAGCCTGATCCCAAAGGAGCTGCTTGCCCATGCTAGTACAGTGATCAGGGATCAGCAATTGAGTGTCAGGGTAGAGAGCCTGGATAATACCATTGTGCAGGTGAAATCGGCCATAACAGTTTTAAATAAAAATGGCGACGAAGATGCAGAAATTGTCCTTGAATACGACAAAAGCAGGGTCATTAAATCGGTTAAAGGCATGATATTAAATGAGTTTGGGAAGCCGATTAATAAGTTTTCTGAAGGCGATTTTGAAAAACAAAGCGCCTGGGATGGCTTTTCACTCTTTCTTGATGATAAAATTAAATATTACAAGCCGGCCGTCAGCCAGTATCCATACACCGTTGTGTATGAATACGAAATGAAATTAAAACAATCCCTTGCTTTTCCCCAATGGGAACCGGTACCGGGCTATGGTATTGCTGTTCAGAAAAGTTCATTTACATTCACCTGCGACAAAGGTTTTAACATCAGGTATAAAGAAAATAACTTCCACAATAATTTGATAAAGATTGAGAAAAAAGCGGAAACTAATACGTATAGCTGGAGCGTGAGTAATTTAAAAGCCGCTAAAACCGAGCCTTTTAGCCCATATTATAAAAATGTAATTCCTTACGTGCAGGTGGCGCCCGAAAAATTCAGGTATTATGGGCTGGACGGTTCATTCACAGATTGGAAAACGCTGGGCAAATGGGAATATGATAAACTGCTGGCCAGCCGCACTGAACTGCCTGCAGGCACGAAAGAACATGTGCAGGAATTAACCAAAGACATCGCTGACCCCAAATTAAAAGCAAAAAAAATTTATGAATTCATGCAGGGTAAAACCCACTATGTAAGCGTACAGGTGGGGATTGGGGGAAATCAGCCTTTTTTGGCTTCAGATGTAGATCAGCAAAACTATGGTGACTGCAAAGCGCTGGTAAATTATACCCAGGCTTTGCTGAAGGCCGTGAATATCGACTCATGGTATTGTGTTGTAAAATCAGGCAGAAGGTACAAAGTGAATTTATTGAATGATTTTGCCAGTATGGACCAGGGAGATCATATTATTTTATGTATCCCGTTTAAAAACGATACCACATGGGCCGATTGCACCAGCCAAACCATACCTTTTGGATACCTGGGGGATTTTACCGACGACCGCAATGTTTTAGCCTGTACCCCCGAAGGCGGCAAACTGCTGCACACCCCAAAGTACTCCGTAGATGACGACCTGGAAAAGCGCAAAGCTGACTTTGTAATCAATGGTGATGGCGGGTTATCCGGAGCGATGACCACCACTTTTTACGGGGCCAATTATGATAACCGGGATGAAATCGTTAATGAGCCCGTAAAGGAGCAGTATAAAATAATCCAAAAGATCTACCCGATAAATAACATGGATATCCTTGGCCTTGATTTAAAACAGGATAAAAGCTTTAGGCCTTTTACAACCGAGAGTATTAAGCTTAGCGCACGGGATTACGCCTCCCTAACCGATGGCAAATGCTTTTTTATGATCAATTCTGTTAACCGGATAGAAGAGCCGCCAAGGCAGGTACCCAACCGAATGAATGACGTTTGTATTAATCGCGGATATACAGATCTTGACGACATAACCTACACGATCCCGCCCGGTTACCACCTGGAGAAAGAACCCTTAAATGTAAAGCTTGACAAACCGTTTGGAAAATTTACCGCCACGATGGAACTTAAAGGTAACCAGCTTACCTACAGGCGTAAATTCCAGTTATTTGACGGCACGTATAGCAAAGAAACGTATCAGGACCTGGTCGACTTTTTCCAGGATGTGGTGGATGCAGATGAATATACCGTTAGTTTGGTAAAAAGTTAA
- a CDS encoding C40 family peptidase encodes MKKTLYLFCILLAFTAVLTSCHSRRAAMRGEPGEVVKPQLSVAEKYSAIMGVEKSDIQNGRLYEFIDDWMGTPYHFGGQDKSGVDCSGLAQLLESQVFGVEIPRSTGEQINVIKRKYEEELVEGDLIFFDYDGKKFSHVGVYLQNGYFVHASSTKGVTITRLHDPYTYKYFSRCGSVIAQDPNSAPGK; translated from the coding sequence ATGAAAAAAACGCTTTACCTTTTTTGCATTTTGCTGGCTTTTACTGCGGTATTGACCTCTTGTCATTCGCGCAGGGCAGCTATGCGCGGCGAACCGGGCGAGGTGGTAAAGCCGCAGCTTAGCGTTGCTGAAAAATATTCGGCGATAATGGGGGTGGAGAAAAGTGATATCCAAAACGGCAGGCTTTATGAATTTATTGACGATTGGATGGGCACGCCTTACCATTTCGGAGGGCAGGATAAAAGCGGTGTTGATTGTTCGGGCCTGGCGCAATTGCTTGAATCGCAGGTTTTTGGTGTGGAGATCCCGCGCTCAACCGGCGAACAGATCAATGTTATTAAACGCAAGTATGAAGAAGAACTGGTTGAAGGCGACCTGATATTTTTTGATTACGACGGCAAAAAATTCAGCCATGTGGGCGTTTACCTGCAGAACGGCTATTTTGTTCATGCCAGCTCAACAAAAGGGGTAACCATCACCCGGTTGCATGATCCTTATACCTATAAATATTTTTCGCGCTGCGGCTCTGTCATTGCGCAGGACCCAAATTCAGCGCCGGGTAAATAA
- a CDS encoding transglutaminase domain-containing protein: MRTFLILVLSFCFAQLAAAQDFPYGQISTDELNMKKYAKDTSAHAVVLREYGKAQIVVANDDNLKIMFEYHVKIKIFDNKGFDEATKMVSLQNNDENSDEVEKVTGTTYFAGSDGSIQKAEFDPKKVYTSRDDKYQSTFKFTLPALVDGCVIEYTYRLVSPIGIHLYEFHPWAFQSDIPKVYSEFEAVIPGHFNYNASLRGFLKLTKNTSSVLTGCFSTHGAASDCSDIIYAMSDIPAFIEEDDMTSPKNYLSELSFDLVEFTNPYTGTVVKETKEWKDIDYLLKSSFAFGGQLKHKDLLKDRILPVYAGKTDDLEKAKAIYAYLQKWYKWNEYIGNGSDGVKKAFESHTGSVGDINMSLIIALNGAGINTEAVLLSTRDNGLLNDLYPAVNKFNYIIAKANIGDKSYLLDATDPLMPFGMLPLKCLNDRGRVFSLDKPSYWIDLNLPQKETSTSMMDLTLQDDGKIKGTITNYSIGYEAYKKRVAIKKFNTTDEYVEDIAGKFPKLKILKSEITNLDSLDKPVVEKYEVEINIYNKMGAGSLTFNPFFLDRMTTNPYKLTERSYPVDRGMPGDYRTTLLMHLPAQYVVDNPPKAVGIALPNNGGRFLTDFQASDDNTFTFSHIIQLNKSIYSSQEYPYLKELYNNIIQSEKAEMVFKKK, from the coding sequence GCGCAGGATTTCCCTTACGGCCAGATTTCAACCGATGAGCTTAACATGAAAAAGTACGCCAAAGATACCTCGGCGCACGCCGTGGTTTTGCGCGAATACGGCAAAGCGCAGATTGTTGTGGCAAATGATGATAACCTTAAAATAATGTTTGAGTACCATGTTAAAATAAAAATTTTTGACAATAAAGGATTCGACGAAGCTACAAAGATGGTCTCCCTCCAAAACAACGATGAAAATTCTGATGAAGTTGAAAAAGTAACGGGTACCACTTATTTTGCAGGCAGCGATGGCAGCATACAAAAAGCCGAGTTTGATCCCAAAAAAGTTTATACATCAAGGGATGATAAATACCAAAGCACCTTTAAATTTACCCTGCCCGCATTAGTGGATGGCTGTGTAATTGAGTATACCTACCGATTGGTTTCGCCGATAGGGATTCATCTTTATGAATTTCATCCCTGGGCATTTCAAAGTGATATACCGAAGGTTTATTCCGAATTCGAAGCAGTTATACCCGGTCACTTTAATTATAATGCGTCGTTAAGGGGCTTTTTAAAACTCACAAAAAACACTTCTTCAGTTTTAACGGGCTGTTTTTCAACCCACGGGGCAGCCAGCGATTGTTCGGATATTATTTATGCGATGAGCGATATTCCGGCTTTTATTGAAGAGGACGATATGACGTCGCCAAAGAATTATCTTTCAGAACTTTCGTTTGACCTAGTGGAATTTACCAACCCCTACACGGGCACTGTGGTTAAAGAGACAAAAGAATGGAAGGATATTGATTATCTCTTGAAATCCAGCTTTGCTTTTGGCGGGCAGCTAAAGCACAAAGATTTGCTTAAAGACAGGATTTTACCCGTCTATGCCGGCAAGACGGACGATCTGGAAAAAGCAAAAGCAATTTATGCGTATTTGCAAAAATGGTATAAATGGAATGAATATATCGGCAATGGAAGCGATGGCGTTAAAAAAGCTTTCGAATCACATACCGGGAGTGTTGGTGATATCAATATGTCTTTGATCATCGCGCTGAATGGCGCCGGCATAAACACCGAAGCTGTATTGCTATCCACACGCGATAATGGTTTGCTGAATGACCTTTACCCGGCTGTAAACAAATTTAATTATATTATTGCCAAAGCAAACATTGGCGATAAAAGCTATCTGCTTGATGCCACCGATCCTTTGATGCCCTTCGGTATGTTACCTTTAAAATGCCTGAATGACAGGGGGCGCGTTTTTAGCCTGGATAAACCCTCCTACTGGATAGATTTAAACCTCCCGCAAAAAGAAACCAGCACCAGCATGATGGATCTTACTTTGCAGGATGACGGCAAAATTAAAGGCACTATTACAAATTATTCGATAGGTTATGAAGCCTATAAAAAAAGAGTGGCTATTAAAAAATTTAATACAACAGATGAATATGTTGAAGATATTGCAGGCAAATTCCCCAAATTAAAAATACTTAAGTCCGAGATCACTAACCTGGATAGTTTAGATAAGCCGGTTGTGGAAAAATACGAGGTGGAGATCAATATTTATAACAAGATGGGCGCTGGCAGTTTAACCTTTAATCCATTTTTCTTAGACCGGATGACAACCAATCCCTATAAACTTACCGAACGCTCGTACCCGGTTGACAGGGGAATGCCCGGCGATTACAGGACTACTTTACTTATGCACTTACCGGCACAATATGTTGTGGATAATCCGCCAAAAGCCGTAGGGATTGCGTTGCCCAATAACGGTGGTCGGTTTTTAACGGACTTCCAGGCCTCAGACGACAATACATTTACTTTTTCGCATATTATCCAGCTCAATAAATCTATTTACAGTTCGCAGGAATACCCCTACCTGAAAGAATTGTATAACAATATCATCCAGTCAGAAAAAGCAGAAATGGTATTCAAGAAGAAATAA